From a single Raphanus sativus cultivar WK10039 chromosome 3, ASM80110v3, whole genome shotgun sequence genomic region:
- the LOC108838436 gene encoding BON1-associated protein 2-like yields the protein MTSKAMTYSTMKRSLEIELISAEGLKVDRKPVKRKTFCVLKIDQETRACKPDELGGSYPVWKNKIEMDIAMNGSVRFISIEVLYKTSGGAEKSVGLAKIPLTDFMGGFAPQGHLNFLSYRLRDEYGDKSGIVNVSIMVKPDGNSLKYSPPSVPAPAGYKACSSQAAANGHMWRPRTSSSTAVTAGYGGRVVTGLPVWGAFPRSS from the coding sequence ATGACATCAAAAGCCATGACGTATTCAACAATGAAACGGTCACTGGAGATTGAGTTAATATCAGCGGAAGGACTCAAGGTAGATCGAAAACCTGTGAAGAGAAAGACATTCTGCGTCCTCAAAATAGACCAGGAGACTCGAGCTTGTAAACCGGATGAACTTGGTGGGAGTTATCCGGTTTGGAAAAATAAGATCGAGATGGACATAGCGATGAACGGGAGTGTAAGGTTTATCTCTATCGAGGTGTTATATAAAACAAGTGGTGGAGCTGAGAAGAGTGTTGGTCTCGCTAAGATTCCACTGACGGATTTCATGGGAGGTTTTGCTCCTCAAGGGCATTTAAACTTCTTGAGTTACAGGTTGAGAGATGAGTATGGTGACAAAAGCGGGATCGTCAATGTGTCAATAATGGTGAAGCCTGACGGTAACAGTTTAAAATACTCACCTCCTTCAGTGCCGGCTCCAGCGGGTTATAAGGCGTGTTCTTCACAGGCGGCGGCGAATGGTCATATGTGGAGACCGAGGACATCTTCATCAACGGCTGTGACGGCTGGTTATGGAGGTCGTGTAGTAACAGGACTTCCTGTTTGGGGTGCGTTTCCACGGTCGTCTTAA
- the LOC108833317 gene encoding peroxisomal membrane protein 11D: MASGTLLDVSRAELGLVVMYLNKAEARDKLCRAIQYGSKFLSGGQPGTAQNVDKSTSLARKVFRLFKFVNDLHGLISPVPKGTPLPLVLLGKSKNALLSTFLFLDQIVWLGRSGIYKNKERAELLGRISLFCWMGSSVCTTLVEIGEIGRLSSSMKKIEKRLKNGTKYQDEEYRAKLKQSNERSLALIKSAMDIVVAAGLLQLYPKKINPRVTGAFGFITSLISCYQLLPTRPKFKAP; this comes from the exons ATGGCGAGTGGTACGTTATTAGATGTATCGAGAGCAGAGCTTGGTCTAGTGGTTATGTATCTGAACAAAGCAGAGGCAAGGGATAAGCTATGCAGAGCTATACAGTACGGTTCCAAGTTCTTGAGCGGTGGACAACCTGGTACTGCTCAAAACGTTGATAAATCCACTAGCTTAGCCAGGAAAGTCTTTCGTCTTTTCAAg TTTGTTAATGATCTGCATGGTCTTATCAGTCCTGTCCCTAAAGGAACTCCACTTCCTCTCGTTTTACTTGGAAAG TCCAAGAACGCACTTTTGTCTACATTCTTGTTCTTGGATCAAATTGTCTGGCTTGGGAGATCAGGAATCTATAAG AACAAAGAGAGAGCTGAGTTACTAGGACGTATATCACTTTTCTGCTGGATGGGATCATCTGTCTGTACTACTTTAGTTGAG ATTGGTGAGATTGGAAGGCTATCTTCATCAATGAAGAAGATCGAGAAGAGGCTTAAGAATGGCACCAAGTATCAA gatgaggagtatCGTGCTAAGCTTAAACAATCGAACGAGAGGAGTCTTGCTTTGATCAAATCAGCCATGGACATTGTTGTAGCAGCTGGTCTTCTTCAGTTATATCCAAAGAAGATCAATCCTCGTGTCACCGGAGCTTTTGGATTCATCACCTCCCTCATTTCTTGCTACCAG TTGCTTCCGACACGACCCAAGTTCAAGGCGCCTTGA